A genome region from Nitrospirota bacterium includes the following:
- the nifD gene encoding nitrogenase molybdenum-iron protein alpha chain gives MSNAIKETQKIIDEVLEAYPEKTREDRAKHLAPNDPTGECSTCKVKSNVKSRPGVMTVRGCAYAGAKGVVWGPVKDQITVSHGPVGCGQYSWGARRNYYNGQTGIDTFGTMHITTDFQEKDIVYGGDKGLEAALLELKELFPLARGIGILSECPVGLIGDDIEAVSKNAEKDFGYPIVPVRCEGFRGVSQSLGHHIANDTIRDFVLGKGELKESTPYDVSLIGDYNIGGDAWASRKMLEEMGLRVIAQWTGDASVNELGIAHKSKLNLIHCYRSMNYICRHMEEKYGVPWTEFNFFGPTKIYQSIRKIASYFDDRIKENAEKLIEKYKPVMDAVIERYKPTLEDKKVMLYVGGLRPRHTIGAYEDLGMEVVAAGYEFGHDDDYKRTYPELKEGAVIMDDATLYEMEEFARRLRPDMVGSGIKEKYSYHKMGVPFRQMHSWDYSGPYHGFDGFPVFARDMDMTVNSPTWSLIRRKR, from the coding sequence ATGAGTAATGCCATTAAAGAGACTCAGAAAATAATTGATGAGGTACTGGAGGCATATCCGGAAAAGACGCGGGAGGACAGGGCCAAGCATTTAGCGCCTAATGACCCGACCGGCGAATGCAGTACATGCAAGGTCAAGTCCAATGTAAAGTCAAGGCCTGGCGTCATGACTGTCAGGGGATGTGCATATGCCGGTGCAAAGGGTGTTGTCTGGGGCCCTGTGAAGGACCAGATTACGGTCAGTCACGGCCCTGTCGGTTGCGGGCAGTACAGCTGGGGGGCAAGAAGGAATTATTACAACGGCCAGACAGGTATTGATACCTTTGGCACAATGCACATTACAACGGACTTTCAGGAAAAAGACATTGTTTACGGGGGTGACAAGGGTCTGGAGGCAGCTTTACTGGAATTGAAAGAGCTGTTCCCCCTGGCAAGGGGGATCGGCATACTCTCGGAGTGCCCTGTGGGTCTCATCGGAGACGATATCGAGGCGGTTTCAAAAAATGCTGAAAAGGATTTCGGTTACCCGATAGTGCCTGTTAGGTGTGAGGGGTTCAGGGGGGTCAGCCAGTCCCTCGGTCACCATATTGCCAATGACACCATAAGGGACTTTGTGCTTGGCAAGGGTGAGCTGAAGGAATCAACGCCTTATGATGTCTCTCTGATCGGGGATTACAATATAGGTGGAGATGCATGGGCCTCAAGGAAGATGCTTGAAGAGATGGGCCTGAGGGTTATCGCACAATGGACGGGTGATGCCTCGGTAAACGAGCTTGGCATTGCACACAAGTCCAAGCTGAACCTTATCCACTGTTACAGGTCCATGAACTATATATGCAGGCACATGGAAGAGAAGTACGGTGTTCCCTGGACGGAGTTTAATTTTTTCGGCCCCACGAAGATATACCAGAGCATCAGAAAGATCGCGTCATATTTCGACGACAGGATCAAGGAGAACGCAGAGAAGTTGATCGAGAAATACAAGCCGGTGATGGATGCGGTTATCGAGCGTTACAAGCCGACGCTTGAGGACAAGAAGGTGATGCTCTACGTGGGAGGATTGAGGCCGAGACATACCATCGGCGCTTATGAAGACCTTGGGATGGAGGTTGTAGCCGCAGGGTATGAGTTCGGGCATGACGATGATTACAAGAGGACCTATCCCGAGTTGAAAGAGGGAGCTGTGATAATGGATGATGCCACGCTCTACGAGATGGAGGAATTTGCACGGAGGCTCAGGCCTGACATGGTGGGATCCGGTATCAAGGAAAAGTATTCCTATCACAAGATGGGAGTGCCCTTCAGGCAGATGCATTCATGGGACTACAGTGGTCCTTACCATGGCTTTGACGGCTTCCCTGTTTTTGCCAGGGATATGGATATGACGGTGAACAGCCCTACATGGAGCTTGATACGGAGGAAGAGATGA